The following are encoded together in the Zingiber officinale cultivar Zhangliang chromosome 8A, Zo_v1.1, whole genome shotgun sequence genome:
- the LOC122009018 gene encoding vesicle-associated membrane protein 721-like codes for MGQQSLIYSFVSRGTVIVAEYTEFTGNFNSIAAQCLQKLPATSNKFTYNCDGHTFNYLVEDGYTYCVVAVESLGRQVPIAFLERVKDDFSKRYGGGKATTAPANSLSREFGAKLKEHMQYCVDHPEEINKLAKVKAQVSEVKGVMMENIEKVLDRGEKIELLVDKTESLRSQAQDFRQQGTTMRRKMWLQNMKIKLMVLGIVIALILIIFLSFCHGFKCL; via the exons ATGGGCCAGCAGTCGCTCATCTACAGCTTCGTTTCGCGGGGGACGGTGATCGTGGCCGAGTACACGGAGTTTACCGGAAACTTTAACAGCATCGCTGCCCAGTGCCTTCAGAAGCTCCCCGCCACCAGCAATAAATTCACCTACAACTGCGACGGTCACACCTTCAACTACCTCGTTGAGGATGGATACA CATATTGTGTAGTTGCTGTTGAATCTCTAGGCAGGCAAGTTCCCATTGCTTTTCTGGAGAGGGTGAAGGACGACTTCAGCAAAAGATATGGGGGAGGAAAAGCTACAACTGCTCCAGCAAATAGCCTCAGCCGTGAGTTTGG GGCCAAGCTTAAAGAGCACATGCAATACTGTGTGGACCACCCCGAAGAGATCAACAAGTTGGCGAAGGTGAAAGCTCAGGTTTCAGAAGTCAAAGGAGTAATGATGGAAAATATCGAGAAG GTTCTTGACCGTGGTGAGAAAATTGAGTTGCTCGTTGATAAAACCGAAAGCCTTCGGTCCCAG GCGCAGGATTTTCGACAGCAAGGTACGACAATGAGGAGGAAGATGTGGCTACAAAACATGAAGATTAAACTGATGGTTCTGGGCATTGTCATCGCACTGATTCTTATCATATTTTTGTCCTTTTGTCATGGCTTCAAGTGCTTATGA
- the LOC122009019 gene encoding costars family protein-like translates to MALNVEEEVVRLKEEIQRLGQPQDDGSYKVKFGVLFNDDRCANLFEALVGTLRAAKKRKVVKYDGELLLQGVHDNVEIILLPPTDTAA, encoded by the exons ATGGCGTTGAATGTGGAGGAAGAAGTGGTGCGGCTCAAGGAAGAGATACAACGACTGGGTCAGCCACAGGACGATGGCTCCTACAAG GTAAAGTTTGGGGTCCTGTTCAATGACGATAGATGTGCTAACCTATTCGAAGCGCTGGTCGGAACTCTTCGTGCTGCAAAGAAGAGAAAGGTCGTCAAATACGACGGCGAGCTTCTGCTTCAGGGTGTTCATGACAATGTGGAGATCATACTTCTGCCACCGACCGACACTGCTGCATGA